One Thermococcus eurythermalis DNA segment encodes these proteins:
- the galU gene encoding UTP--glucose-1-phosphate uridylyltransferase GalU, translated as MKVRKAVIPAAGLGTRMLPITRAQPKEMVPVVHKPVIQYVVEEAYYSGIREILIITGKHKRAIEDHFDRSEIKKKNKYMEELDRILAEVDIFFVRQREQKGLGDAVKYAKPFVEDEPFALLLGDNITIPPCTKMLIDVFKKYRSSIIAVERVPKERIPYHGIIQGKEIEPGIYKIENMIEKPKVEEAPSDIATLGRYVLTPEIFEYLERTKPGYGGEIQLTDALRDMAKDVAVYGYLYPGRRYDIGNKLEWLKANVELALEDKEIGESFTEWVRKVVIPSLNRWEGK; from the coding sequence GTGAAGGTTAGGAAAGCTGTTATTCCAGCTGCAGGATTGGGAACAAGAATGCTGCCAATAACACGGGCACAGCCGAAGGAAATGGTTCCGGTGGTTCATAAGCCAGTGATTCAATATGTTGTGGAAGAGGCATATTACTCTGGGATTCGGGAAATATTAATAATAACCGGAAAGCACAAACGTGCTATTGAGGATCATTTTGATCGGAGTGAGATTAAAAAGAAAAATAAATACATGGAAGAGCTGGACAGAATTCTTGCAGAAGTTGACATATTTTTTGTACGACAGAGAGAGCAAAAAGGATTAGGAGATGCTGTTAAATATGCAAAACCTTTCGTAGAAGACGAGCCCTTTGCGCTATTATTGGGAGATAATATAACAATCCCACCATGTACAAAAATGCTAATAGACGTCTTCAAAAAATATAGAAGCTCAATAATAGCGGTTGAAAGGGTTCCCAAGGAAAGAATTCCTTATCATGGTATAATACAGGGAAAAGAGATCGAGCCAGGCATATATAAAATTGAGAATATGATTGAGAAGCCAAAAGTTGAAGAGGCTCCCTCGGATATAGCCACACTTGGAAGATATGTCTTAACTCCCGAAATATTTGAATATCTTGAGAGGACAAAACCCGGATATGGAGGCGAGATCCAGCTTACGGATGCACTTAGAGATATGGCAAAAGATGTTGCAGTATATGGTTACCTCTATCCCGGTAGGAGATACGACATTGGAAATAAGCTGGAATGGCTGAAGGCAAATGTTGAGCTTGCACTTGAGGATAAGGAGATTGGAGAAAGTTTCACAGAGTGGGTTAGAAAAGTTGTTATCCCAAGCTTAAATAGGTGGGAAGGCAAATGA
- a CDS encoding UDP-glucose dehydrogenase family protein, whose translation MRVSIVGSGYVGLVTGMGFIKLGNDVVFIDIDDEKIKMINQATPPIYEEGLEELMKEFKGKYYATKDYHEAILNSDITFICVGTPSGEDGSIDLTYVKKAAEEIGKALREKEGYHVVVVKSTVLPGTTEEVVKPIIEEHSGKKAFEDFGLAMNPEFLREGVALRDFLNPDRIVIGVKDEKTRQILEKLYEPINAPKLIVDIKTAEMIKYASNAFLATKISFANEIGNICKRLGIDSWKVFEGVGLDHRISPNFFKSGLGFGGSCFPKDVKALIRKAEETGEEPLILKAVIEVNEKQPLKLIGLLKKHVPELKGKTVGILGLAFKPNTDDIREARSIIIVEKLLEEGAKVIAYDPKAMKNFKRLFSQIEYANSAQEVLEKTDVILIVTEWPEFEELDYSGKIVIDGRRIRSAEKTAKIYEGVCW comes from the coding sequence ATGAGAGTTTCAATTGTTGGTTCGGGTTATGTTGGTCTCGTTACAGGTATGGGCTTTATTAAGTTGGGAAATGACGTTGTTTTCATTGATATTGATGACGAAAAAATTAAGATGATCAACCAAGCTACTCCACCAATTTATGAGGAAGGCTTAGAAGAGTTAATGAAGGAATTCAAGGGAAAATATTATGCGACGAAAGACTACCATGAGGCCATTCTAAACTCAGACATCACATTCATCTGCGTTGGAACGCCATCAGGAGAAGACGGGAGCATTGATTTGACTTATGTTAAAAAGGCCGCCGAAGAAATTGGAAAGGCCTTGAGAGAGAAAGAAGGTTACCATGTTGTTGTAGTCAAAAGCACTGTTCTTCCAGGAACTACCGAGGAGGTTGTAAAGCCTATCATTGAGGAACATTCTGGCAAAAAAGCTTTCGAAGACTTTGGTTTAGCAATGAACCCAGAATTCCTGAGAGAAGGGGTGGCATTAAGAGATTTCTTGAACCCAGATAGAATAGTCATTGGAGTTAAGGATGAAAAAACTAGACAGATTTTGGAAAAGCTTTACGAGCCAATTAACGCTCCAAAGTTGATTGTTGATATCAAAACTGCTGAAATGATTAAATACGCTTCCAACGCTTTTCTTGCAACTAAAATCAGCTTTGCCAATGAGATTGGAAACATCTGCAAAAGGCTCGGCATTGATTCATGGAAAGTCTTTGAAGGTGTTGGTTTAGACCACAGGATCAGCCCCAACTTCTTCAAGAGTGGCCTCGGCTTCGGCGGTTCATGCTTCCCCAAAGACGTTAAGGCATTGATCAGGAAAGCCGAAGAAACTGGTGAAGAACCCTTAATCTTGAAAGCAGTAATTGAAGTCAATGAAAAACAACCATTAAAATTGATTGGGCTTTTAAAGAAGCACGTTCCGGAGTTAAAAGGAAAGACTGTTGGTATTTTGGGTTTGGCATTTAAACCTAACACTGATGATATTAGGGAGGCAAGGTCAATAATTATCGTGGAAAAACTTCTGGAGGAGGGAGCAAAAGTCATTGCCTATGATCCTAAAGCAATGAAAAACTTTAAGCGCTTATTCTCACAAATCGAATACGCTAACTCAGCTCAAGAGGTTCTGGAAAAGACTGATGTGATTTTAATTGTAACTGAGTGGCCTGAGTTTGAGGAGCTAGATTACTCTGGAAAGATCGTGATCGATGGGAGAAGAATTAGAAGTGCTGAAAAAACAGCAAAAATCTATGAGGGGGTTTGCTGGTGA
- a CDS encoding flippase, with protein MAESLKLRLIKNAGWLFGAEIISKLLAYGVIVILSRTLGPEGLGQYSFIFYYVGLLGIFSDLGVGYYFMREVARDKSRLKELLPDVLGFKIVLAGINFLIIVGITLFLPKPGWMKVLIILAGAEAVLTWIAGIFVRIIYAHEVTKYEAMARAVERFWAFFVGGAVLYVFKSLSPFIVALLAGYTLRELLRIRWSLRFVDELRVRFRPEVWKNLLMKSYPFWFIGLFTLIYYRTDMVMLSLLRGDYETGIYRAAFTLIEVSLFIPGIVVSTTMPSMARLWKEDRKTLETLFKKSFQMLALIGIGGLAGYYIFARLGILIVFGEKFLPSVPVLRILAFAVPFMFLNSLFGSYMNATGRELTFTKITGFTALLNVVLNYVLILNYGAEGAAVATVVSQGIASVLSSYTIPLRGSSK; from the coding sequence ATGGCGGAGAGCTTAAAGCTAAGGTTAATCAAAAACGCGGGCTGGCTTTTTGGGGCAGAGATTATTTCGAAGCTATTGGCCTACGGTGTGATAGTGATTTTGAGCAGAACCCTCGGCCCGGAGGGACTTGGGCAGTACTCCTTTATATTCTATTATGTTGGGCTCCTTGGAATCTTCTCCGATCTGGGCGTTGGTTACTACTTCATGCGTGAGGTCGCGAGGGATAAAAGCAGACTGAAAGAGCTACTTCCAGACGTCTTAGGCTTCAAGATAGTTTTAGCAGGTATTAACTTCTTAATAATTGTAGGAATTACACTTTTCCTCCCGAAGCCGGGGTGGATGAAGGTTCTCATCATTTTAGCTGGAGCCGAGGCGGTGCTTACTTGGATTGCCGGGATTTTTGTTCGCATCATATATGCTCATGAGGTCACAAAGTATGAGGCGATGGCGAGGGCCGTTGAGAGATTCTGGGCATTCTTCGTTGGTGGGGCCGTTTTGTATGTGTTTAAATCCCTCTCACCGTTTATAGTTGCACTTTTAGCTGGTTATACGCTGAGGGAACTCCTGAGGATAAGGTGGAGCCTTCGGTTCGTTGATGAACTCAGGGTTCGCTTTAGGCCGGAAGTCTGGAAGAACCTCCTGATGAAATCCTATCCATTCTGGTTCATAGGGCTCTTCACGCTCATCTACTACCGCACGGACATGGTGATGCTCAGCCTCCTTAGGGGGGATTATGAGACGGGAATTTACAGGGCGGCCTTCACGCTGATTGAGGTTTCCCTGTTCATCCCAGGGATAGTCGTCTCAACGACGATGCCTTCTATGGCTAGACTGTGGAAGGAGGACAGGAAGACACTTGAGACGCTCTTCAAGAAGAGCTTTCAGATGCTTGCCCTTATAGGAATTGGTGGCTTGGCTGGCTACTATATCTTTGCCAGGCTTGGGATTTTGATAGTCTTTGGGGAGAAGTTCCTGCCGAGCGTTCCCGTTCTGAGGATTTTAGCGTTTGCAGTTCCCTTCATGTTCCTCAACTCCCTCTTTGGGAGCTACATGAACGCGACCGGAAGGGAGCTGACCTTTACAAAGATCACGGGGTTTACGGCGTTGCTGAACGTGGTTCTAAACTACGTTCTGATACTGAACTACGGTGCCGAGGGGGCGGCGGTGGCGACGGTGGTGAGCCAGGGGATAGCAAGTGTTTTAAGTTCATACACAATACCTCTTAGGGGGTCGTCGAAATGA